The following proteins come from a genomic window of Salvia hispanica cultivar TCC Black 2014 chromosome 4, UniMelb_Shisp_WGS_1.0, whole genome shotgun sequence:
- the LOC125217567 gene encoding uncharacterized protein LOC125217567 isoform X1, whose product MNRVSFRLIEKLSDNGRATTEISSEGAGESARSSAACRRESSVESSTQRADAGRWQQRRRFGERRAASNVGGSAVSSPSESKRNRRRGKATPSSPSARSLEEARGGERFRLCQKKKGVR is encoded by the exons ATGAACCGAGTGAG CTTTAGGTTGATCGAGAAGCTGTCCGACAATGGTCGAGCGACGACGGAGATCTCGTCGGAGGGAGCCGGGGAGAGCGCACGCAGCAGCGCTGCTTGCCGGAGGGAAAGCTCGGTGGAAAGCTCGACGCAGAGAGCTGATGCAGGGCGCTGGCAGCAGAGACGGAGATTCGGCGAGCGGCGGGCGGCGAGCAACGTCGGCGGCAGTGCCGTGAGCTCTCCAAGCGAGAGTAAGAGGAACCGGCGGAGGGGAAAGGCGACGCCTTCTTCCCCGTCGGCGAGATCGCTGGAGGAGGCGAGAGGTGGAGAGAGGTTCCGTCTCTGTCAGAAGAAGAAGGGAGTTCGATAA
- the LOC125219758 gene encoding protein LURP-one-related 15-like yields MAGAMYPAVAVDVVSPQFCVSQPMDLTISRKLMTLEDGTFGVTDLNDNLLFKIRGKVFSLHDRRVLLDAAGNPIITFQQKLLTAHRRWQAFRGESTDSKKMLFSVRKSSMIQFKTKLDVFLAANSKEDRCDFRIEGSWFERSCTIYAGDTNNVIAQMRRKHSAQSILLGKDTFCVTIYPNVDHAFIVALVVILEEINEDRSGED; encoded by the exons atGGCCGGTGCAATGTATCCGGCGGTGGCGGTGGACGTCGTGAGCCCACAGTTCTGCGTGTCTCAGCCCATGGATCTCACCATCTCGCGGAAGCTGATGACTCTAGAAGACGGAACCTTCGGAGTCACCGACCTCAACGACAACCTCCTTTTCAAGATCAGAGGCAAAGTCTTCAGCCTCCACGACCGCCGCGTCTTGCTCGACGCCGCCGGCAACCCTATCATCACCTTCCAGCAGAAG CTGCTGACGGCGCATAGGAGATGGCAGGCTTTCAGAGGAGAGAGCACGGATTCGAAGAAAATGCTTTTTAGTGTGAGAAAGTCTTCGATGATTCAGTTCAAGACGAAGCTGGATGTGTTCCTGGCTGCGAATTCGAAAGAGGATCGGTGCGATTTTAGGATTGAAGGCAGCTGGTTTGAGCGATCCTGCACCATATACGCTGGAGACACCAATAATGTCATTGCTCAA ATGCGAAGGAAACACAGTGCACAAAGCATTTTGCTTGGAAAAGATACATTCTGTGTGACAATATATCCAAATGTTGATCATGCCTTCATAGTTGCGCTTGTGGTGATTCTTGAGGAGATTAATGAAGATAGGTCGGGTGAAGATTGA
- the LOC125217567 gene encoding uncharacterized protein LOC125217567 isoform X2 — protein MNRVRLIEKLSDNGRATTEISSEGAGESARSSAACRRESSVESSTQRADAGRWQQRRRFGERRAASNVGGSAVSSPSESKRNRRRGKATPSSPSARSLEEARGGERFRLCQKKKGVR, from the exons ATGAACCGAGTGAG GTTGATCGAGAAGCTGTCCGACAATGGTCGAGCGACGACGGAGATCTCGTCGGAGGGAGCCGGGGAGAGCGCACGCAGCAGCGCTGCTTGCCGGAGGGAAAGCTCGGTGGAAAGCTCGACGCAGAGAGCTGATGCAGGGCGCTGGCAGCAGAGACGGAGATTCGGCGAGCGGCGGGCGGCGAGCAACGTCGGCGGCAGTGCCGTGAGCTCTCCAAGCGAGAGTAAGAGGAACCGGCGGAGGGGAAAGGCGACGCCTTCTTCCCCGTCGGCGAGATCGCTGGAGGAGGCGAGAGGTGGAGAGAGGTTCCGTCTCTGTCAGAAGAAGAAGGGAGTTCGATAA
- the LOC125224331 gene encoding protein LURP-one-related 15-like produces MMSSGPSNPSAAAVLSPQYCVSHPVEFTITRKMMTMHAGTFSVTDADGNIAFNVQGKSLSLHDRRVLRDTAGNPIVTFQQKLMTAYRRWEAFRGESRDPKDMIFSVRKSTVMMMRTKLSVFLAGNKDEEKGDYRIEGNWWESSCTIYAGQTDNIVAQMHRKHSVTSVLFGKDTFCVTVYPNVDHAFIVALVVILEEINEDRHAS; encoded by the exons ATGATGAGCAGCGGCCCGAGCAATCcttcggcggcggcggtgttgagcccGCAGTACTGCGTGAGCCACCCCGTAGAGTTTACCATCACGAGGAAGATGATGACTATGCACGCTGGAACTTTTTCAGTCACGGACGCTGACGGCAACATCGCCTTCAATGTGCAGGGAAAATCCTTGAGCCTCCACGACCGCCGCGTATTGCGGGACACCGCCGGAAACCCTATTGTCACGTTCCAGCAGAAG CTGATGACGGCATATAGAAGGTGGGAAGCTTTCAGAGGAGAGAGCAGAGATCCCAAGGATATGATATTTAGTGTGAGAAAGTCGacggtgatgatgatgaggacGAAGCTAAGTGTGTTCTTGGCGGGTAATAAGGATGAAGAGAAAGGTGACTACAGAATTGAAGGCAACTGGTGGGAGAGCTCTTGCACTATATACGCTGGACAAACCGATAATATCGTTGCTCAA ATGCACAGGAAACACAGTGTTACAAGCGTTCTATTTGGGAAAGATACATTTTGTGTGACAGTTTATCCCAATGTTGATCATGCCTTCATCGTTGCTCTTGTGGTTATTCTAGAAGAAATTAACGAAGACAGACACGCTTCTTGA